ACCTCGTGGCGTCCGGACGACATGATCGTCGAGCAGACGCTGCTGCAGATCCGCTTCCCGCGCGTGGCGATGAGCCTGCTCGTCGGTGCCACGCTCGCCGTGGCGGGCGCGGTGATGCAGGCGATCTTCGGCAACCCGCTGGCCGAGCCCGGCGTGGTCGGCGTCTCGGCCGGTGCGGCCCTCGGTGCGGCCATCGCGCTGTCGTTCGGGTTCGTCGCGCTGGGCGGCTGGGGTGTTGCCGTGCTGGCTTTCGCCGGGGGCTTCCTGGCCACCGTGCTCGTCTACGCCACGGCCCGGGTCGGCGGCCGCACCGAGGTCGTCACCCTGCTGCTGACCGGCATCGCGGTCAACGCCTTCGCCGGCGCCGGTCTCGCGCTGGTGATGTTCGCCTCCGACACCGGCTCGCGCGAGCAGATCGTCTTCTGGCAGCTCGGCTCGATGAACGGCTCACGCTGGAGCGAGGTCCTGATCGTCGCCGCCGTCGGCCTGCCCGCCGTCGTGGTGGCCTGCCTGCTGGCGCGCCGCTACGACCTGCTGTCGCTGGGGGAGCGCACCGCGGCCCACCTCGGGCTGCGCGTCGAGCGCCTGCGCATCGGATCGATCCTGCTCGTCGCGCTGCTGACCGGTGTGGCGGTGGCCTTCGCCGGCATCATCGCGTTCGTCGGCCTGGTCGTGCCGCACCTCGTGCGCATGCTGCTGGGCCCCTCGCACCGCACCCTGCTGATCGCCAGCGTGATCGGCGGCGCGGCACTGCTCGTCTGGGCCGACCTGCTCGCCCGCACGATCGTTCCCGGCTCCGACCTGCCGATCGGCCTGCTGACGTCGCTCATCGGCGGACCGTTCTTCTTCTACCTCGTGCGGGCCACGCGCTCGAAGGCCGGGGGATGGGCATGACCGCGGCGTACGAGGTCCGGGGCCTGGTGTGCCGGCTCGGCGGGCGCGACATCGTGCGCGAGGTCGACCTCGACGTCGTGCACGGCGAGGTGCTGGCGCTCGTGGGCCCCAACGGGGCCGGCAAGTCCACCCTGCTGGGCGCCCTGACCGGAGACGTCCCGA
This genomic interval from Aeromicrobium choanae contains the following:
- a CDS encoding FecCD family ABC transporter permease; translation: MVSAGRRTAVLAGFAVLLVIGTFVSASVGQLPVGPRDVVGAMLHGIGIDTSWRPDDMIVEQTLLQIRFPRVAMSLLVGATLAVAGAVMQAIFGNPLAEPGVVGVSAGAALGAAIALSFGFVALGGWGVAVLAFAGGFLATVLVYATARVGGRTEVVTLLLTGIAVNAFAGAGLALVMFASDTGSREQIVFWQLGSMNGSRWSEVLIVAAVGLPAVVVACLLARRYDLLSLGERTAAHLGLRVERLRIGSILLVALLTGVAVAFAGIIAFVGLVVPHLVRMLLGPSHRTLLIASVIGGAALLVWADLLARTIVPGSDLPIGLLTSLIGGPFFFYLVRATRSKAGGWA